From a single Lytechinus variegatus isolate NC3 chromosome 9, Lvar_3.0, whole genome shotgun sequence genomic region:
- the LOC121420978 gene encoding uncharacterized protein LOC121420978 codes for MRMWNNGRPLDMKEFDTSSTLFLSTPSSTSLSPSKSSSPSPWLSSSSSTTFSGSLAEKHTEFSTTAIITSDASSHDLGRPGIIALIVLYVLLAIAVSLGVIAACCFRRRVFKAEVQSRLSRASSTQRSSISRLNSVIYDEQASNSGRKNSTTPNSHSSRRSQGQEGDRVYSVTEDGFLAVPKN; via the exons ATGCGCATGTGGAATAATGGAAGGCCTTTAGATATGAAAG AGTTTGACACTTCAAGTACTCTGTTTTTGTCAActccatcatcaacatcattgtcaccatcaaaATCGTCATCGCCATCACCTTGGTTATCGTCGTCGTCTTCGACAACTTTCAGCGGTAGTCTTGCGGAAAAGCATACTGAATTTTCGACTACGGCGATTATAACATCAG aCGCAAGTTCTCATGACCTTGGTCGTCCTGGTATAATAGCACTCATAGTGCTTTACGTTCTTCTTGCCATTGCAGTGTCGTTAGGTGTTATAGCCGCTTGCTGTTTTAGACGGAG GGTCTTTAAAGCTGAAGTACAATCCAGGCTTTCAAGGGCTTCCTCCACTCAACGGTCAAGCATCTCACGTTTAAACAGCGTCATTTACGATGAACAGGCGTCCAACTCTGGAAGGAAGAATAGCACGACGCCAAATAGTCATTCGTCAAGGAGGAGCCAGGGCCAAGAGGGAGACAGGGTTTACTCGGTTACTGAAGATGGTTTTCTGGCAGTTCCAAAGAACTAG